In Setaria italica strain Yugu1 chromosome IX, Setaria_italica_v2.0, whole genome shotgun sequence, the genomic stretch AGAAGTTCTATTTTACACCTATCAGAATCAGGTAATGCCTTCCCTCTCCCGTCAATATCAGTTAATGTTGCTTCGAGGTCGGAACATCATATAACTACTTGACTTAAATAAATTAGCTAATTTTAGTTCAAATTGTAACTAATTTGTTGGTGCAGTTCGGAGCATGCCCCACACACTGTGCTATCTATTTTTGAGAGGGTACATATATAGGACGCACACAACCACGCACACCACACTCACACCGCACGCACACACACGTGTGCGTGTCCATACACACGCTAGAGAAGAGATTGGAGAGACTACAACCCTTATTGCACGGAAAACACCCGTGTGCGTGTACCCACAATAACCTAGGAATAAATCCTGCAAGACCAGCAGGAATTCGTCCCCACTGGGgatcgaacccatgacctcccGCTGGAGGCTCCGGTGCTACTGAGGCCTGCTGACAAACTGGTCAATGCAGACATAATGAAAGAAAAGCAGCTCGTGTAATTGTCTCCCGCTAGGATAGACATTATTTGGCTTAGACCAGATTGAATCTATGTAAGGCAGCAATTTCTTTTGATATAATGTTATTGATTTTTCTATCTTTCCCAATCATATATAGAAAGACTGTTTCATTACATCATAATGATCACATAGCACGTGCAACACGCGTGCATAGTTACTAGTTGCTCAAAAGGAACACTACCTTataaaaaattagaaataatCTAAATGATGCTTTATAATGGTAAAATGTTCAAGCTTCCAGCTCTGCAGTGCGAGAGTTAATTATTCACGCCTGCAAAGAGAAGACAAGAAAAGCAAGCGTCAGATCCATGAGCTGTATATATTGGCGACATATTGGTTTCAGCTATCAACTGATAAGAATAAAAGAACACATCGGGTTTTGGAAGAAAAACAGAAGTCTGTACACCAAAGCACTTAGCAAAGTGAACAATGGATAAGCAACTAACCCCTTGACGGAGCTTCCCTTTCACTGGCCACCGAATCCATTCGGCAGGGTATTTCCACCAACGACACATCAGTCCTTTGTTCCTGTAATTAAAACACATAAGTACAGGCGAAGAATCAGCTAATAACTCAGTAGCACATAAATAAAACTACAAGATCAAATGAGGAACTGTAAATTCAGACCAAAAAATGGCAAGAGAAACAAAGTAGGGAGTAGAGAGACAACTACGACATACCAGTGCTTACAACTGCAACAGGTATAGATGTGCTGGATGAAGCTGCATGGACCCGGCTCTGTGCCACGTAAGCTGCATTGATCCATGGCTGGCGACCAGGAGCCGCTGCTAAGGTGATATTGCACAAGCTGATGTTCCCTTGgatggaagtacatgatagtgCCACCTACAAGGGTAGGCAATGCCTTGGCAGAGGCACTAAGAGTCCTCTGCTGTAAGAAAATGGCCTTGTCTCCTATGCTTGTCATCGGGGTATACTTTTCCATGACAATATCTGCGAGCTTGTAAACTAGCAATTTGGAAGAGAGATTCTTACTATAGCCTATCACCAGGACCTCCGAGTCGCACTCCACCAAGAAGACAGGCCCACGTAGTTTATCTGCAGTAGACTTGACGATCAGCTTCGGTGGCTGTAGCACTTCACCTGGTAGGGGTGTGTCTATCTGGAAAATCTTTGCTGAATGATCACCCCCCAGATCATGCACCACGTAAATCTTGCTCTGGTACGGGAAGGGTGCACGATTTATGACATAGTACCAGGTGGACATAGTCCATTGGTGATCCTGTGAGGTAGCAACGGCCACACGACGTGTCCTACGGAGCGCAAGCATCACGGTGACGACACCATCATCAGCGAAGGTAGCAGCAGTAGAGATGGATCTGAGATACGGAAGCTTCTTTCGCGAGGATAAATGTGGGAATACCTCGTGCATCTGCGGGAGGAGAGTCTTGAGTGGTGGCAGGTCAAGAATGTCGCCGGTGAAAGGGTGGAGCAGGCGGATGGCGGTGTCGTCGTCCCGCTGCAGGACGAGGAGGCCGTTGAAAGAATCTAGAACGCAGTGGTCCTCGAACAGCGGCATGTGGACGCGGACGAAGGCTCCCGTGTCGAGGTTGAAGAAGCGGACGTAGCCCTGCAGCTTTGGGTGGCCGGGGTAGAGGCCGCCGCCCTCGGAAAGCATCATCCAGCGGCGCGGGTGGAAGCGTGGGTCGACGaccccgcggccgcgcggggagGCCGTGCTGGATCGCCATGGGGCACAAACGGCGCGGAAGCGGACGTAATCCAGCAGATCGCCGGCAAGCAAGCGCGACGCTACCAGGCGAACCAGATCCTCCGGCAGAGACGACGCCCAGGGGGACGCCGCAGACATATCGGGGAAGAGTGTTGCCGACGTTGGCAAAGGTGCGGCCATCCTTGAATCGCCGTACGTCCTGATCCAGCAAACAAGAGAGTGTATGTGCGCAGTTGTGGGATCGATCAGTGGCCGGCGGGCGAGATGGCACAAAACTCGATCGCTCGTAGGCGAGGCGAAGAACTCACGGTTGTAGTCGAGGTCGATGGAGGGTAACGCGCGGAACGCTATATGCATGACGCGCCCGCTAGGAGCCGGTGGCCATCCGACTCGTACCAGGTTgctgttggatatataagcacttttagttttaatttaattcagaaataaatcatgaatacgatgaacagatagtagattaaactagacatgtctatgCAAGATccagacaagtctatcattgcaaataggatcacacattctaccatactatccagtgctatcagactgcaacagatcataatagctagtatggaagacataatttgagataagagatcgtacgtttctttcttgatgtagaccggctcctggacgactaccgggtacaacaggcgacgacgatcagcagcctgacgttgttcgcgacgacaAGTGAcgcccgagcgacgaagaggtagacgagccgtggtgaaggagtcgacgaagaacttgacgaaacggaggaagcgatcgagcagtcgcgcagagcgcttcccaaaaaccttattcgccctctcccggtgcaggatcgctgaagacgacggttccggagacctgctctcccaatcgccggtgcacgccgacaatcgggatggagtagactacggtggcggcgcagcagcgagaggaggcaaaaacctaactagcacagaccaccttagggataccctaaccagggggccttcccgtatagtagtctatattaCTCCTTtttcatgagggaggtggtccatatatatagggaagaaaagccccaacaccctcatctattagcaatatgggactaatagatggtgtaccccctctttacgctaatgggcctttgagatttatttgaaattctgaaattacttatgggctaggcccattatttcaacaatcccccaccagatctcaaatgcccatcagagattttgcctgtttctcactgctgtttatatactagtgtttcagcgaggactgttaagttgaactctcgcctagagcttcaagctacattcatgcacaacttgaacaatggactaagccttgaattgcaagttttgtgcgaacaagtttcactcaaagtcagGACCAGTACCTGGCTGcctgtagcctaccccgcgggtggggcatataggtcgtaccccctggtctcttcatgagcttaatagagatcacccaagtctcacagactgcgaccttacaacagtcgggctcatataggtatatttttccaagatgttctgcagggcaacatctttgctaattaaagccaacaaaatatattaaggtagtagccagcctgccatgcagtggtttgagagtgctgcatcatttctcgagtgggttagtaggatactctcatgctatcccatggcttgttcttcccagatcctacttcacgggatctccgatcacataggttgggttaccaccatGGTGCAGCTTatatgggtctcatacccatctcctttgatgcattgtctatcacattacgtgacagccccttagtgaactgatctgccaagttcttatcagttgagatgtaatccactgatattactccagagtttctcattttcctgacagatttcagacgtctcttaacgtgtcttgataacttcatattgtccttagaattgttcactttgactatcaccgtttgattgtcacaattcataagtattgccggcataggtttctcgacaataggcaagtccatcaagagttcacgtagccaatcagcctcaactgtggctgtatctaatgcttcaagttctgcttccatggtagacctcgttaagatagtctgtttggatgacctccatgaaacagcaccaccaccaagagtaaagacgtatccacttgtggcatacagttcatcagcatcagatatccaatttgaatcactatagccttccagtacCGCAGGATACCCGGAGTAGTGAATTCCGTAATCCATAGTACCAACTAAATAGCGCATGACTCGCTCAAGcgcacgccaatgatcatctcccggattagaggtaaaccggctcagtttgcaaacagcatatgagatgtcaagcctagtagcactggctaaatacataagtgatccaataatctgagagtatcttaattggtctctaccaattctcttgtttttccgaagtatcaagctcggatcataaggtgtgggagaaggcttactgtccttgaatccaaaccggctcaagaccttttccacataatgagattgcgTGAGAGTAATCACATTCTCTCCTTTAATCAACTTGATATTTAGAATTACATCAGtctctcccagatctttcatgtcaaaattttGGCACAAAAATGACTTGACCTCTTTAATCACgtcaagatttgtaccaaagatcagtatgtcatcaacatacaaacacaatataactccctcaCCTCCACCATGGCagtagtacacacatctatcagcctcattgacagaaaagcctgctgatatgagtgtagtatcaaatttctcatgccactgcttaggtgcttgtttcaggccatacaaagatttcagcaatttacacaccttgttctcttgaccctttattacgaacccatcaggctgattcatataaatttcctcatccaactctccattaaggaaagttgtcttaacatccatctgatggatgagaagaccatgtgaggcagcaagggaaagtaatactcgaatactggtcaatctcgcaacaggtgagtaagtgtcgaagaaatcttcgccttctttctgggtataacccttagccacaagtcgagccttgtacttatcaatagtaccatcaggcctaagtttctttttgaacacccacttgcaacccacaggtttacaaccatacggtcgatcaacaacctcccaagttccattagaaagaatagagtccatctcactatggatagcttctttccaatcatctgcatctggagatgcaaatgcctctGAAATAGTCTTAGGAGTATCGTCTACAAGAtagacagtgaaatcatcaccaaaggactttgcagttctttgtctcttgctcctcttaggagcttcactgttaacctcctcatgaactggctcaagtgtttgttcaaCATGATCAGGAAGCACAATAGGTTCAGTAGTTGTCTCAGCAATCATATCAGAAGATAGTCTAGACATACTATACAATTAtttcataggaaatatattctcaaagaaagtaacatcacgagactccatcaaggtattaacatgaacatcaggcacctctgatttaaccactaaaaatctataggctatgctatgatgagcatatcccaaaaagacacaatccacagttttaggtcccaacttacgtttcttgttgattggcacactaactttggccaagcaaccccaagtgcgtaagtatgaaagtgatggttttcttccaatccattcttcatagggagttttctccttattcttcatgggtactttattaaggacatgacatgaagtcaatacagcctccccccaccatgccttagataatccactggtgtctaacatggcgttcaccaagtcagtcaaggtgcgattctttctttcggcaaccccatttgattggggcgaatagggaggcgtcctctcatgtataataccatgttcttcacagaacaagtcgaaatcattagagaaatactcgccaccacgatcagacctaattctcttgatatttttctcaagttgattctcaacttcagccttatagattttaaagtagttaagagcctcatctttcgttttcaataaatatacatagcaatatctagacgcatcatctatcagagtcatgaaatatctttttccacctttggtcaacacaccattcatctcgcatatatgagaatgaattagttcaagtggtgccaagtgtctctcctttgccaccttgtgaggttttcgaggttgcttagattgcacacaactatggcacttagaacctttgacaatggaaaaatttggaattaaacacaggctggaaagtcgagacatagaaccaaaattcagatgacataaacgtgaatgccaaacactagcatcactctcattaataccatcacaaatatagttcacagacttattgcaataatctgaaagggaaaagcggaacaagcctccgcactcatagcctttaccaataaattgtccactcttagacacgacaattttattagactcaagcactaccttaaaACCATCCCTACACAAAAGGGAGCCACTAACTAGATTTTTCCTAATagaagggacatgctgcacgttcttcagttgcacgatctttcccgaagtaaacttcagatctaccgtaccaacaccatgaacagaagcatgtgacccattccccattaggatggaggaatcccgagcgacctggtaagacgaaaacaaggaggcatcagcacacacatgaacattagcaccagtatcaagccaccaagtattagtagactgaaacactgaaaaaacagaaggtaaGTTACCATACCCACTATTTCCGTCTCCAGTGCTGGTCACCATGCTCACAGACTTCTGCTGTggaggttttcttcctttgcggtttgggcacttctttgctcaatggtcagtagaaccgcacacgaagcatccctcgttctccttgttcttcttctttttgaaggtagtggactgcttaggcttattgttcttgcccttgcccttgccaccattgccattgtgatgtgattggtgcaccatattagcactggtctgaccctcaacagctttagatcgtccatctttagcccgagttttctcctcaacatcaagagacgcaatcaagtctgaaacataaatttctgtcctcttgtgtttgagagaagtggcgaaatccctccaggatggaggtaacttggcaataatacccccagccacaaacttgtcggacacgacaatctttagcagatcgagttccttcaccatgcactgtaattcatgagcctaagcgactacagatttttcgtcaaccatcttgtagtcatgatactgctcaatgatgtacagttcagtgccagtatctgagccaccgtagttggcagtcagatcgtcccacaactcctttgcgaccgtgtgatgaaggtacacatcctgcagatgttctgcaagtgcaccaatcacagcgcccaagaagatcgtgttggcttccgaatattctttctccttttcaggagAGAGAACCCCTTCCGGCTTGCCATTGGACACCCAGAACAGCTTCATGGCAGTAACCCACAGCGTGGCTTTCACCTGCCACCTCTTGAAGTGCACGTCAGCAAACGGTCCTGGCCTCAGTGCATTAAGAAATCCAGCCATAAAACTAAAGTGCctacaataaggtttttggattgttggatatataagcacttttagttttaatttaatccagaaataaatcatgaatacgtgAACAGATagtagattaaactagacatgtctacgcaagatccagacaagtctatcattgcaaataggatcacacattctaccatagtatccagtgctatcagactgcaacagatcataatagctagtatggaagacataatttgagataagagatcgtacgtttctttcttgatgaagaccggctcctggacgactaccgggtacagcaggcgacgacgatcagcagcctgacgttgttcgcgacgacaAGTGAcgcccgagcgacgaagaggtagacgagccgtggtgaaggagtcgacgaagaacttgacgaaacggaggaagcgatcgagcagtcgcgcagagcgcttcccaaaaaccttattcgccctctcccggtgcaggatcgctgaagacgacggttccggagatctgctctcccaatcgccggtgcacgccgacaatcgggatggagtagactacggtggcggcgcagcagcgagaggaggcaaaaacctaactagcacagaccaccttagggataccctaaccagggggccttcccgtatagtagtctatattaCTCCTTtttcatgagggaggtggtccatatatatagggagaaaaagccccaacaccctcctctattagcaatatgggactaatagatggtgtaccccctctttacgctaatgggtctttgagatttatttgaaattctaaaattacttatgggctaggcccattatttcaacagtTGCAACTTCGGACTCCGACCTCGAAATGGAATTTCTTTTCGGTGCCGCGGACTGGCCGTAGTCGACACGAAGAGCGTGACACTCGTGTTGGTTTATGAAGCAAAGAAGGAGATTATATATATTGTCTTTATGTTTTTTCGAATCATATGTTGTCTTTTTTATTGTTAAATTATATAGATGGACTACACCAAAGAGCACTACTATCCTATGCAACATCAGGCTTCGTGCTGCCGTTTTAAGTAAAATGTCAACAGCTCCATGGCTCAACGCATTCCAGTGAAAGGAGGAAGCCGCCATCCTAGCTAGCGGCTTGGGATCACACGGTGGCGAGTCGTCCTGCATGCCTGCATGCGGCACATGCCTGCAATGCGGCACATTGGAGTGACTAGCTAGCTCACTTTATTTTGTTTGCAATGCATGCCTGCATGCGGCACATGCCACCAACCTACCACCCCGAAACGCTAAAGCCATGAGACGCATGAAGAAAACGTCCGTTGGGGCAGAAACGCGGCCATCCGCGGTGCCCTGCTGCCACAAATTTTTCATCCCTCATTGGATAAAAAGGGATGCGGCTTTGCACCTTTCAGCTGGGAACATTAGTACCAATGGGTGCCACGAGAGTTGTTTTGGCTATTGTGGTGCTTGTACTCAACGTAGCAGCAGGATCGggagcaggagaagaagagTAAGTAGTAATTTCTCCCAAGACGTGCTTTGTTTCCGTGACTGAATTGTTGCTTAATTGCCTTCTTGTTGCATATGCAGGTGGTACGAGCCATGTTCGACCGCAAGTTTCCATCTTGATACCCACGGGTACATGTCGGTCTTCGGGACAATGAAGACTTGGATCTTTGACCACCGCGACAAGGACCCGATCGATTTAGCGGAATACGGGAACCCAAAGCTCACTGTTCAAGACCTCAAGAACAAGCCTCTTCACTGGTTCATACCTCTCCTAATGGGCGAGGGGACTGCAAGCACCAATTTAGCTTTTCGAAGCGATAATTTGTATTTATCTGGCTTCACCAACCAGAAAGGTGAGTGGTTCAGTTTCCAAGTAGATGAGGATCATGAGTACGTGATTCCGGGGTCGACAGTTTTAGGCTTTAAAAGTAACTACGCAAGCCTCGTTGGAGGTGGGCCGGGGACGGGTCATGAACCTTGGGAGTTTTTAGTAGATTTAGATATAAGTAGAGCTGAAATCTTAAGCGCGATAGCTGTCTTGAGTGAGTACGACCCAAGCACAACGCCTGACCACGTGATCAAGTTAGCATTAGCGAGGCTAACAGTAGCGTTCATGGAAGCTCAAAGGTTTCCATTTATCAGGCAAAGGATGTATGAGTTGTGGGAGAATGGTGGTCCAGGCACGCTCGGCTGGCGGGGAGCCAAACTTGTTGTGCATTGGAGTGACATATCGTGTGCCCTTCGAATTTGGGACACGAGAGCCGACAAGGCCAGATGGGACAGTCGCGAAGCAGAAGGGTTGAAGAAGGAACCTCCCGTCGGCCTCGGCATCGCTACCCCCGAACAAGCGCTGGCCGAGATTTGGCCGATTCTTATCAGCCAGTGCACCGAGTAGTGAAAAGCACACGACTTTATTTTCTTTACCATACAGTTTAAATAAATGTACCGTAGTACTACTTGTAACCGCTATATGCACAAAGTATCGAGATGGTATTTTCGACATGTGTTAAATTCCTGCCTGCTCCTGTGTCCCCCATCTTCCTATTATATTTGGAAACACGGTTCACAATCGTAAACAAATCGAGCCCAACTTTCCTTTTACAGTATAACCGCTCAGCGCTGGTACGCACAGAGCCTTCGGATGAGCAACACGTGGTATCTATCAGGCCCGTGCAATTTTCCCAGCAGATTACTACCGATGCACACAAAAGTGATTCATCCAGCAAGAAAAACTCACACATTCACAGAAAAAAGCACAGGTCCCAAATTTTCTCATACGCAAGTACATGAACctaatttgcaaaaaaaaattacaatatGCTATTTACACTAAACAGTAAATATCAGCAAGTAGTAGTTTCAGTAAAGTctgaaatccaaaaaaaaagataaaattgtCTCAAGGTGGAGCTTTAATTAGAACTACCCTTTCTCAAGCATCGACATCTACTGTAACATAGGATGCCTTAAATCTATATCTGTTCTAGTTTACCTGATGTTTATGTTCCATATCATAGATGATAGATAATCCAGCGGGCAGCTCAGCTaagcaggaaaaaaaaggataaaagggGAAACAGATCTCCGAGGACGACAGCAACAAGGTCTTCCTGCTCCTCTAGGCCAAGCTCAGCAACTCTAACGGTTccctaaaaaattctttccaAAATGATGTACTAGAAGCTATGCTAAAATTTTCTTtccctaaaaacatatcaacccacAGCAGAACGCCAATAACTACCCCCAATATTTGCCACGTCATCATAATTGGGCCTGCCTCCAGAACAGAGCCCCCATCTACCTCCAGAATAGAGCTCCATCGCTCCTTTGAGCAGAGCTTGCCGCCGGCTAAATTCACCGTATCCCGACCGCCTCCGTTCGATTCCTCGCACCAACAGCTTCCCTCGCCGTCCTGCATCCATTTCACCCATCACCGGCCTTTCTCGTCCATTGTCCAGGGTCTCCGCAGCTCCACTGCGCACACGAGTTCTGCATTGAGTGCGTCGTACGCTACATCAAGGGCCGCATCGTGGACTGTGCGATGGCCGTGGACGAGCACcacagcaacggcggcggcgagggccatGGATGCGTGATGTCCTGGCTCGCCAttagcagctcctccacctcgcgcCCGTTGCTCCCAATCCCGATCCAGCTGCCCGAAGCCAAGCCAACACGTATTCTCCTTCCCTCCCTACCTAGCTGGCCGGCGTGGGGTGAGTGACGCGGGCCGAGCAGGCGGTGGCCGGTGCGCTGCAGGCGGTGCACGCGTgcgaaaaaaaaagagcatggGAAGCATATGGTGCGCACGGGAACGGAGCTCAGGGGGAGTGGGGAAGGGCCGGCCTCGCTAATATATGCGCGGCGACGAGGTCTTTTTTCGCATTGTCAATCTTTTGCGAAAGTTTTGGGTGAtcggttggagttttttttttcatttttccctAAAGAAAGTAttagggtaagattagcagcttttttttttctcatgactcggatacttgttttttttccctatacAACGCGATCAAGGATTTGTGCAAGCAGCCTGCCAAGCTCTTTGAGATTTTCTAACCGGAACTAAAGTTTATTTCTCTACGGTCAAGAATTTTGCACGGTTGGTGGCTGGCGAATTAGGTGCATACTTGTTTTATTTGCAGGCACGTCATGATCGCACGGCACGGCAGGCCGGGATCGGACTCGGGCATCGGTATGAACCACCATGCAGCTTTGCGTGTGCTCGCTTCCGGGTAATCTGCAGAATTTCTTTATCTCCAGATATGAAATTTTTTCCTAGAGTTTCATAGTAGCTAGCCATTGTAGCcaggaaaaattagaaaatccctttttttattttgtctcATAACTCGGATTCCTATTTTTTCCCAATACAACGCGATTAAGGATTTGTGCAGCCAGCCTGCCAAGCTCTTTGAGGCCCGTGCAATTTTCCCAGCAGATTACTACCGATGCACACAAAAGTGATTCATCCAGCAAGAAAAACTCACACATTCACAGAAAAAAGCACAGGTCCCAAATTTTCTCATACGCAAGTACATGAACctaatttgcaaaaaaaaatttacaatATGCTATTTACACTAACTGATTTGCCTCCCACATTTGCATAGCTGATGAGCTCCTTTCATGACCTGCCACTACAATGAGAAAAATGAACCAAATCAGTTAGCATGTAACACATAATAAAAaggtcaaacaaacaaaaatatgTTGGATGAAGTGAAAAGCTAGTTTGTGTATCATGATAATCAACAGAAGCACCcagaaaaagtaaaaaaatgGTCATCTGAAATTGCGTTGGCAATTGGATTGATTTGCTTGTTCGTAACCAAAAAATTGCATGATATGGACCATATAATTGCCTACTGAACTTATTTTTGCACAAATCCACAACATAAAAAATTTGCATGCTCCTGTCCATTTTATTACCTACCACATGATCATATAATCGCCTACTGAGCATGAGAAATTAA encodes the following:
- the LOC105915122 gene encoding uncharacterized protein LOC105915122; this encodes MAAPLPTSATLFPDMSAASPWASSLPEDLVRLVASRLLAGDLLDYVRFRAVCAPWRSSTASPRGRGVVDPRFHPRRWMMLSEGGGLYPGHPKLQGYVRFFNLDTGAFVRVHMPLFEDHCVLDSFNGLLVLQRDDDTAIRLLHPFTGDILDLPPLKTLLPQMHEVFPHLSSRKKLPYLRSISTAATFADDGVVTVMLALRRTRRVAVATSQDHQWTMSTWYYVINRAPFPYQSKIYVVHDLGGDHSAKIFQIDTPLPGEVLQPPKLIVKSTADKLRGPVFLVECDSEVLVIGYSKNLSSKLLVYKLADIVMEKYTPMTSIGDKAIFLQQRTLSASAKALPTLA
- the LOC101778112 gene encoding protein synthesis inhibitor II codes for the protein MGATRVVLAIVVLVLNVAAGSGAGEEEWYEPCSTASFHLDTHGYMSVFGTMKTWIFDHRDKDPIDLAEYGNPKLTVQDLKNKPLHWFIPLLMGEGTASTNLAFRSDNLYLSGFTNQKGEWFSFQVDEDHEYVIPGSTVLGFKSNYASLVGGGPGTGHEPWEFLVDLDISRAEILSAIAVLSEYDPSTTPDHVIKLALARLTVAFMEAQRFPFIRQRMYELWENGGPGTLGWRGAKLVVHWSDISCALRIWDTRADKARWDSREAEGLKKEPPVGLGIATPEQALAEIWPILISQCTE